Below is a window of Tolypothrix bouteillei VB521301 DNA.
AAAATCGACAACAGCCGCCAAAGCACCCTTGTCTATTGCCTTTTGAATAAATTCATGTCCGTCAAATTTTTCACCGCGTAAAGCTACAAATATTTCACCAGGCTTGATAATACGGCTGTCTGTTTGTATACCGATGCTCGATTTTGCTAGCTCATTTTCAGATAAATTGGCCGAGCGGGCAGAAAGAATTTTAACTAGTTGGCTGAGAGTGATAGAAAAAGACATATTTTCTAAATTTTAATCTTCGTGACTTCACTTAGGGCGTACCCCGCCCATAAGTAGGACAAGATTCCTTAAATGTTAATACTGTTCTAAGTTTTCCGGAACAGCCCGGAAATTTTAACAGCGATCGCATGACTCTCTGACCAGCCATGTATGTAGAGCCAAAAGAGATAAAACTCCTTTGGCAAGCCTAATGTATAAAAATCTCTTGAACTGAGTCTATATGAGTTTTGGCTGTTATGAAAATCTCTCTTCCCGATTTCCGCTCCCTATTCTCTATTTTCAAAATAGAAAAGCATTAGCCCCTGTTTTTAATTACCATCACTTCCACAATTTGGGTAGCAATGTTACGAGAAATATCCAAAGCATGACACAAGTCGTTCAAGAAATCCTGCTCTTCTCGAGTCACGATACCGTCAGCTAGCACCAAATCCGAAGCGACTGCGAAAGCTGCTTCCCTCAAGTCGTAAGGTAAAGATTCCTTTGCTAAGTTAAACAAAGCGTCTAAACCGTCTCTTCTTAGAATACCAAGAAGCTTGTCGAACATTCTGTTGATGACATCATTGGAATAACTTCTGAAGAGCTTCATCCGAGACAGCGTAGCAGAAATACTACGAGCCTCCTCATCAGAAAGATATCCGTCTGAGGCAGTTGCAGCCAAGGTGATAGCAGCAAATGCTTCTGCTGGCGTAAGGATGTCGTAGACTTGGCTGTGTGCGCCAAACACTTTGTCAAATAGACCCATTGTTGTTTACTCCCTAATTGGTGTCTCATCAGCAGTGCCTCTACCCGTGCTTGGATCGCTGTTGGTGGATAGTGCAGCGCTATGAGACTCTTATGCTTTAGTGTTCCCAAGATTTTTCACAAACGAACACTTCTGCTTTATGGTTCTTGACAAAAAACACACTTTTCGCTAAAGGGAGTAAAACTTCTGGTATACGTAAAATTTATTAGTATCAAATTAGGTAAGTAGATCCTAATTCAATCGCTTTGTGTCTACCCGATCGCCCGATTTTTCAATGGTTTCGATGATTGCCAAACCTATGCCAGAAACAGCAATAAGTAAGAAAACCGAAGCCAGGAAGGCGTTTACAAGTATCCGAAGGGCATCGTCGAAGAAAATGTAGCTGCTCATTGTCCGATCTTTTTAACTCAATGGTGCTAGTACTTACAGATTTCTTCACACCTTGATAAGCGTTTTTCGTGATGAAATACTAGCATAAGCATCTTAACAAAACTTTAGCTCTTTCATAACGATGTTTATACTTTTTCTTGTTCGTGCTTGGCTCGATTTTTGTTACCAGAGTTTGGGGTAAGTAAAAAGCTTGTCTTGCAGTTTCCTGTATTTTTACTGAGCTTCATCTTAAACCTTCTAGTACTTTTAGATAATCATTATTACATCTAGAAAAGAAGCAACTAGCTAAAGGTAGTTGTTATCACTTGTATCTATAAGTCAAATGATAGATAACACCTCTTCTACCTTTTGACAGATGAGTCTGGTATTAGTATGGTTTCACCTTGGCAAACTCCTCTCCCGCAGTATGAGTACGCAACGAGCCGCGTCGTTGTCTACTTTTACAGCAGCAGATTGTGCTTGTGGACTCCAATTATGTTTTCCCCCTTGGTAGAAGCTATCTCGCTTTACCATAAGGGA
It encodes the following:
- a CDS encoding tellurite resistance TerB family protein — translated: MGLFDKVFGAHSQVYDILTPAEAFAAITLAATASDGYLSDEEARSISATLSRMKLFRSYSNDVINRMFDKLLGILRRDGLDALFNLAKESLPYDLREAAFAVASDLVLADGIVTREEQDFLNDLCHALDISRNIATQIVEVMVIKNRG